TTCTGACGATTGACAGTCCTGAGGTCTTTCATTGGAACAGCTTTCAATCAATAGATGAATGGTTGAAAAACCAAGGTGTGCCCTGCGTGGTCGGACTCGACACCAGACATTTGGTGCATCTCATTCGTTCGCAACCCAATCTTCTGGGTCGCATCGAACCGGAGCATGCCGAAGGTTATCGCGATATGGGAGCGCTCACGCCCAAGTCGCCGAATGCCTTCTTTGATCCAGGGATGAACAATATCATGACCGAGGTTTCGGTCAAGGAACGTGTGAGGCTCGGCAAGGGCAGTACGCGCGTGGGACTTGTTGACTGCGGCGTAAAGTGGAACATCATCCGCCAGTTCATCAACTTCGGTTGTGAAGTGGAGCTTCTGCCTTGGGATACTGACCTGAGCACCGTCGACTGCGATATGTGGCTCCTTTCCAACGGTCCCGGCGACCCAACGCGAACCGGCGACCTTACGCAGCAGGTGGAAAAACTTTTGCACGAGGATCGGCCTGTGCTTGGCATTTGCCTCGGCCATCAGATCCTTTCTCTCGCGGCCGGTGCCATCACCCGTCGCATGCCTTATGGTCACCGCAGTCATAACCAGCCTGTCTATGAATGCGGCACAAGGCGCGGTTACATCACCAGCCAAAACCACGGCTATGTCGTGGAAGATGCGTCGCTGCCCGGCGAATGGGAAGCATGGTTCCGGAATGTCAACGATCAGACGATCGAAGGCATTCGCCACAAGACCAAACCTTTCCGCTCTGTGCAGTTCCACCCGGAAGCTTCCGGTGGTCCGCGTGATACATCCTGGATCTTTGAACAAATCCTGGCGGAGGTGAAAAAGTAATATGCCCCTTCTCAAACAACTGGCCGATCTGGGACGCGCTCCCAAAGTTCTTCTGCTCGGATCCGGCGGTCTTTCCATCGGCCAGGCAGGCGAGTTCGACTATTCGGGAACCCAGGCGATCAAGGCTTTGATTGAAGAGAAAATCGAAGTCATCGTCGTGAACCCCAACATTGCAACCGTGCAAACCAACCCAATCCCCGGCGTTAAAGTCTATCTTTACCCGGTGGAAACGGAATGGGTCGAGAAGGTCATTCAAAAGGAAAAACCGGACGCCATCATCGCCGGTTTCGGCGGTCAAACCGCACTGAACTGTCTGATGTCTCTGGATGATGCCGGTATCCTGAAAAAATATAATGTTCTGAACCTCGGAACTCCCGCTGCCGTTTTGCGGCTGACCGAAGACCGCGATGATTTCGCGCAGAAAATGCGTTCGATCAATATGCCGGTGCCTTCCAGCTTTGCCTGCGAAACTTTGGAATCCGCCCTCGAAGCAGCCAACACCATCGGCTATCCGGTGATCGTGCGCGCTGCCTTCGCCTTGGGTGGTCTGGGCTCGGGCTTTGCGAACAATGATGAGCAGCTGAAAAACCTTGTGCAGCCGGCGCTGGCGTCCTCGCCTCAGGTGCTCGTGGAAAAATCGCTCAAGGGTTGGAAGGAAGTCGAATACGAAGTGATGCGTGACTCCCAAGGGAACACCATCACCATCTGTAACATGGAAAACTTCGACCCGCTCGGGATTCACACCGGCGACTCGATCGTCGTGTGTCCCAGCCAGTCGCTTTCCGATGACGAGTATCAGATCCTGCGGAATGCTGCGATTACCATCGTCAACTCCCTCGGGATCGTCGGTGAGTGTAACGTTCAGTACGCCCTGGATCCGAAGTCGCTCAGTTTCTTCATCATCGAAGTGAATGCGCGTCTTTCGCGTTCGTCCGCTTTGGCTTCGAAGGCTTCCGGTTATCCGATCGCCTATATCGCCGCCAAGGTTGTGCTCGGTTACGATCTTTTGGAGCTGAAAAATCCTGTGACCGGGATCACCTACTCCTTCTTCGAACCGGCTTTGGATTATGTCACGATCAAAATGCCTCGCTGGGATCTTTTGAAATTCCAAGGTGTGAACCGTAACCTCGGCTCGACCATGAAATCGGTCGGTGAAGTCATGGCCATCGGCAGGAGCTTCCCGGAAGCGATTCAGAAGGCGACGCGGATGGTCACCGAACATCCGGAAGGTCTCAGCATGCTGCGTCCGGCCATCTCGGATCAGGAACTCATCGACGAGCTTTCCGCTCCAACGGACAAGCGGCTTTATGCAGTGGTGGAAGCCTTCCGCCGCGGCTGGTCGATTGAAAAGGTCGCGGAACTTTCAGCGATTGATAAATGGTTCCTCTATAACCTTTTCCATATGATCAAGGTCGAGGATGAAATCCGGACTTTCGGCACCAAGGGCGACAAGTCCCTCGGTCTTGAGCAGTTTGTGATTCAAGCCCTCAACAAGGTGGACGGCGAGAAGTGGCGTCACTGGAAACTCCAGGGTTTCGGTGATGAGCAGATCGCAGCCGTTCTTCTGCGCGCGGCCGATCGACCTGCGGGTTCGACGGAAGTTCGCAAGGCCTCAATGATGGTGCGGAAGCTTCGCCTCGAATTCGGCGTCAAACCCGTGATCAAAAAGATCGACACCACGGCCGGCGAATATCCTTCGCCTTCGAATTACCTTTATATGTCCTACGGCGGTCTTTTCTCGGATCCGCTGCCGGATGATCACAAGGTCTTCTCGGCTGTCGTCCTCGGTGGCGGTTCCTACCGCATCGGGACCTCGGTGGAATTCGACTGGTGTGCTGTCAGCTGCTCACGCAAACTGCAGGAATCCGGCTGGCGTTCGATCATAGTGAACTGTAACCCCGAGACGGTTTCGACCGACTACAACAGCTCGGATCGTCTTTACTTCGAAGAACTCTCGCTGGAGCGCATTCTCGATATCGCTGATGTCGAGCGTCCTGTCGGTGTGGTCTGTTCGATGGGCGGTCAGCTGCCCAACCGTTTGGCCAAGCCTCTTTCCGATGCCGGTCTGAAACTTTTGGGTCACAAACCTGACAGCATCGACCGCGCTGAAGATAGAAACCGCTTCTCGACCCTTCTGGATGACCTTGGTATCGGTCAACCGCTTTGGACGGCGGCCAAGGATAAAAAGGACGTTCAGAAGTTTATCGAAAAGGTGGGCTTCCCCGTTCTGATTCGTCCGAGTTATGTGCTCTCGGGTGCCGCGATGAGCGTCGCCTATGATGATGAATCGCTGCAGCTCTGCCTGGCCAACGCCACCGATGTGTCTCCGGAACATCCTGTTGTGATCTCCGAGTTCATCGAAGGCGCGCGTGAAATCGAGTTGGATGGCGTCGCGAAAAA
This portion of the Oligoflexus sp. genome encodes:
- the carA gene encoding glutamine-hydrolyzing carbamoyl-phosphate synthase small subunit, which codes for MRQKCKLVLSDGSSFQGDLIGAPLRASGELVFTTGMVGYSEAITDPSYFGQILCFTYPLIGNYGIPDLPKGLGLQLPFPSGFESARANAAAVILTIDSPEVFHWNSFQSIDEWLKNQGVPCVVGLDTRHLVHLIRSQPNLLGRIEPEHAEGYRDMGALTPKSPNAFFDPGMNNIMTEVSVKERVRLGKGSTRVGLVDCGVKWNIIRQFINFGCEVELLPWDTDLSTVDCDMWLLSNGPGDPTRTGDLTQQVEKLLHEDRPVLGICLGHQILSLAAGAITRRMPYGHRSHNQPVYECGTRRGYITSQNHGYVVEDASLPGEWEAWFRNVNDQTIEGIRHKTKPFRSVQFHPEASGGPRDTSWIFEQILAEVKK
- the carB gene encoding carbamoyl-phosphate synthase (glutamine-hydrolyzing) large subunit, producing the protein MPLLKQLADLGRAPKVLLLGSGGLSIGQAGEFDYSGTQAIKALIEEKIEVIVVNPNIATVQTNPIPGVKVYLYPVETEWVEKVIQKEKPDAIIAGFGGQTALNCLMSLDDAGILKKYNVLNLGTPAAVLRLTEDRDDFAQKMRSINMPVPSSFACETLESALEAANTIGYPVIVRAAFALGGLGSGFANNDEQLKNLVQPALASSPQVLVEKSLKGWKEVEYEVMRDSQGNTITICNMENFDPLGIHTGDSIVVCPSQSLSDDEYQILRNAAITIVNSLGIVGECNVQYALDPKSLSFFIIEVNARLSRSSALASKASGYPIAYIAAKVVLGYDLLELKNPVTGITYSFFEPALDYVTIKMPRWDLLKFQGVNRNLGSTMKSVGEVMAIGRSFPEAIQKATRMVTEHPEGLSMLRPAISDQELIDELSAPTDKRLYAVVEAFRRGWSIEKVAELSAIDKWFLYNLFHMIKVEDEIRTFGTKGDKSLGLEQFVIQALNKVDGEKWRHWKLQGFGDEQIAAVLLRAADRPAGSTEVRKASMMVRKLRLEFGVKPVIKKIDTTAGEYPSPSNYLYMSYGGLFSDPLPDDHKVFSAVVLGGGSYRIGTSVEFDWCAVSCSRKLQESGWRSIIVNCNPETVSTDYNSSDRLYFEELSLERILDIADVERPVGVVCSMGGQLPNRLAKPLSDAGLKLLGHKPDSIDRAEDRNRFSTLLDDLGIGQPLWTAAKDKKDVQKFIEKVGFPVLIRPSYVLSGAAMSVAYDDESLQLCLANATDVSPEHPVVISEFIEGAREIELDGVAKNGEILTAIVSEHIENAGVHSGDATLVVPAQKLYVETVRRVRKAGRAIAQGLNLNGPFNMQFLAKEGDIKVIECNARAARSFPFVSKTVGLNLADVATDVMIGGKPNLARFNEDDLPYVGVKAAMFSFKRLGGADPILGVEMASTGEVGCIGENVDHALLLAMEASGVYRPEKGVLVSSGREKEKLRFLPAAKILVDLGIPLFATKGTAKYLQDHGFPVTALDWPGEGPNDVIQAIKDGKVDFVINIPKNSQRGELTRGSLTRQAAVKFGCSLLTNMEIVTAYIQALDRCPEFLARHEVLSLPSYRS